The following coding sequences are from one Carassius auratus strain Wakin chromosome 15, ASM336829v1, whole genome shotgun sequence window:
- the LOC113115018 gene encoding lissencephaly-1 homolog A, whose translation MVLSQRQRDELNRAIADYLRSNGYEEAYSVFKKEAELDMNEELDKKYAGLLEKKWTSVIRLQKKVMELESKLNEAKEEITLGGPIGQKRDPKEWIPRPPERYALSGHRSPVTRVIFHPVFSVIVSASEDATIKVWDYETGDFERTLKGHTDSVQDISFDHTGKLLASCSADMTIKLWDFQGFECIRTMHGHDHNVSSVAIMPNGDHIVSASRDKTIKMWEVATGYCVKTFTGHREWVRMVRPNQDGTLIASSSNDQTVRVWVVATKECKAELREHEHVVECISWAPESAHPTILEATGSETKKSGKPGPFLLSGSRDKTIKMWDVSTGMCLMTLVGHDNWVRGVLVHPGGKFIVSCADDKTLRIWDYKNKRCMKTLSAHEHFVTSLDFHKSAPYVVTGSVDQTVKVWECR comes from the exons aaacCGAGCGATAGCTGATTACCTTCGTTCCAACGGATATGAAGAGGCATATTCAGTTTTCAAAAAGGAAGCGGAATTAGACATG AATGAGGAATTGGATAAGAAGTATGCAGGTCTATTGGAAAAGAAATGGACTTCAGTCATTAGATTACAGAAAAAG GTGATGGAATTAGAATCAAAACTGAATGAGGCGAAAGAAGAGATTACTTTAGGTGGGCCAATTGGGCAGAAAAGAGATCCCAAAGAATGGATCCCCCGTCCTCCTGAGAGATACGCCCTGAGCGGCCACAGGAGTCCTGTCACCAGAGTCATATTCCATCCTGTTTTCAGCGTCATAGTCTCTGCCTCAGAGGACGCAACAATAAAG GTATGGGACTATGAAACAGGCGACTTTGAGCGGACCCTCAAGGGCCACACAGACTCGGTGCAGGACATTTCCTTTGACCATACCGGAAAGCTGCTAGCCTCCTGTTCAGCGGACATGACCATTAAGCTCTGGGACTTCCAGGGCTTCGAGTGTATCAGGACCATGCACG ggcatGACCATAATGTTTCATCTGTAGCTATTATGCCCAATGGAGATCACATAGTTTCTGCCTCAAGggataaaaccattaaaatgtgGGAGGTGGCCACTGG GTACTGTGTCAAGACATTCACCGGTCACAGAGAGTGGGTGCGCATGGTGCGGCCCAACCAAGACGGGACCCTGATCGCTAGTAGTTCTAATGACCAGACGGTGCGTGTTTGGGTGGTGGCCACAAAAGAATGCAAAGCGGAGCTGCGTGAGCATGAGCATGTTGTGGAGTGCATTTCTTGGGCCCCTGAAAGCGCCCATCCCACCATCCTAGAGGCGACTGGCTCAGAG ACCAAGAAGAGCGGGAAACCTGGTCCTTTCCTGTTGTCTGGTTCCAGAGACAAGACTATCAAGATGTGGGATGTGAGCACTGGCATGTGCCTTATGACACTG GTTGGCCATGATAACTGGGTGCGTGGGGTTCTTGTGCATCCTGGAGGAAAGTTCATCGTGAGCTGTGCTGATGACAAGACTTTGAGGATCTGGGACTACAAAAACAAGCGTTGCATGAAGACCTTGAGTGCCCATGAACATTTTGTTACCTCTCTGG ATTTCCACAAATCGGCTCCGTATGTCGTCACCGGCAGCGTAGATCAAACAGTAAAAGTGTGGGAGTGTCGCTGA
- the LOC113115020 gene encoding zinc finger BED domain-containing protein RICESLEEPER 3-like encodes MRTREMIQAELDLGKPLGDGDGQVMHSAGDENSAESKRARTTDEPRTVSLSDMFDEILQENNPFARQMTSSTAQQLDGYLSEVPIPRSNNPLEFWRTNQGRFPDLAQMARRYLSAPCTSTDSERLFSAACHVIDEKRNRLSCEKAEKLLFIKKNLPLFLKK; translated from the exons ATGCGcacacgagaaatgatccaggccgagTTGGATTTGGGAAAGCCGCTAGGTGATGGAGACGGTCAGGTGATGCACAGCGCAGGAGATGAAAACAGCGCAGAGAGTAAACGGGCTCGTACTACAGATGAGCCGCGCACAGTCTCGCTGTCTGACATGTTCGATGAGATCCTCCAAGAGAATAACCCATTTGCAAGACAGATGACAAGCTCGACCGCTCAACAGTTAGATGGGTATCTCTcagaagtccccatccccaggaGCAATAACCCTCTCGAGTTTTGGAGGACCAATCAAGGCCGCTTTCCCGACCTGGCGCAGATGGCACGCAG GTACTTGTCTGCCCCATGCACAAGCACCGACAGTGAGAGACTGTTTAGTGCTGCATGTCATGTCATCGATGAGAAGAGGAACCGACTTTCATGTGAGAAAGCAGAGAAGCTACTTTTCATAAAGAAGAACCTGCCACTTTTCCTGAAGAAGTAG